The Pseudopipra pipra isolate bDixPip1 chromosome 6, bDixPip1.hap1, whole genome shotgun sequence genome includes a region encoding these proteins:
- the LOC135416628 gene encoding glycine N-acyltransferase-like protein 3, giving the protein MQILTSPAQLQRLEGILKKSLPLALPVYGAVLNITRGNPGDSEVLVDKWPDFGAVLARPRGEVPVNDSYWNTQTAFYRDLGAYRALLETPGCQRWDSAFIIIGLQDGVTTVSQDLARAKGVELDITEYYTYMHPDPSTMPEPRLDPGVRLGSLLPSHVDLLNETWPYGGNARSRRYLAELLGRFPHVCVQDGAGEPLSWVLTDHFGTGAHGFTLPAHRRRGYMRVALTVAARRAQARGFPTYGHTALQNGPMQQLQELLGHQRLPGICRYILHNPGVDKDGP; this is encoded by the exons ATGCAGATCCTGacgagcccagcccagctgcagcgCCTGGAGGGCATCCTGAAGAAGAGCCTGCCCCTCGCCCTGCCG GTGTACGGGGCAGTGCTGAACATAACCCGGGGGAACCCGGGCGACTCCGAGGTGCTGGTGGACAAGTGGCCCGATTTCGGCGCCGTGCTGGCCCGTCCCAGAGGAGAG GTGCCAGTGAACGACAGCTACTGGAACACGCAGACAGCGTTCTACCGGGATTTGGGGGCGTACCGGGCGCTGCTGGAGACCCCCGGGTGCCAGCGCTGGGACTCTGCCTTCATCATCATCG GGCTACAGGACGGGGTGACCACGGTGTCGCAGGACCTGGCGAGGGCCAAAGGCGTGGAGCTGGACATCACCGAGTACTACACCTACATGCACCCCGACCCCAGCACCATGCCCGAGCCCCG GCTGGACCCCGGCGTGCGGCTgggctccctgctcccctcgCACGTGGACCTGCTGAACGAGACGTGGCCCTACGGGGGCAACGCCCGCAGCCGGCGCTACCTGGCCGAGCTTTTGGGGCGCTTCCCCCACGTGTGCGTGCAGGACGGCGCCGGGGAGCCCCTCAGCTGGGTGCTGACCGACCATTTCGGGACGGGCGCCCACGGCTTCACGCTGCCCGCGCACCGCCGGCGCGGCTACATGCGGGTGGCACTGACGGtggcggcgcggcgggcgcaGGCCAGGGGGTTCCCCACCTATGGGCACACGGCGCTGCAGAACGGGcccatgcagcagctgcaggagctgctgggccacCAGCGCCTGCCCGGCATCTGCCGCTACATCCTGCACAACCCCGGCGTGGACAAGGACGGGCCCTGA
- the POLD4 gene encoding DNA polymerase delta subunit 4 — MGGSRPVPGIAGAAASSMSRRAMGQPRRITDSFPRRRRRGPGRPPGRLKDKDKEKAQGKAKVRDRPRAAPQPPPDPALLEMLRRFDLCWEYGPCTGITRLQRWERAQALGLSPPGPVRDALLEHRDNPDVTYSLWHEYEL, encoded by the exons ATGGGCGGGTCCCGCCCCGTTCCCGGTATcgccggggccgccgccagCTCCATGTCGCGCAGGGCCATGGGGCAGCCCCGGCGCATCACCGACTCCttcccgcggcggcggcggcggggcccggggcgACCCCCGGGCAGGCTCAAGGACAAGGACAAGGAGAAGGCGCAAGGGAAGGCGAAGGTGCGGGaccgcccccgcgccgccccgcagcccccgccggACCCGGCGCTCCTGGAGATGCTGCGGCGCTTCGACCTCTGCTGGGAGTACGGGCCCTGCACCG GGATCACCCGCCTGCAGCGCTGGGAGCGGGCGCAGGCgctggggctgagcccccccggccccgtCCGGGACGCGCTCCTGGAGCACCGCGACAACCCCGATGTCACCTACAG CCTCTGGCACGAGTACGAGCTCTGA